From one Treponema denticola genomic stretch:
- a CDS encoding TRL domain-containing protein: MKKIALVLFVVLAAVLIASCSTVRPVAGASGVVGRKTGEASQAFFAAFPIKGEGGIAQAAKNGGITKVGTVDIRVDYPASPAIPYYIVTTVVTGE, translated from the coding sequence ATGAAAAAAATTGCTTTAGTTTTGTTTGTTGTACTTGCTGCTGTTTTAATTGCATCATGTTCAACAGTAAGACCTGTTGCAGGTGCTTCAGGTGTTGTAGGACGAAAAACCGGTGAAGCTTCTCAGGCATTTTTTGCTGCTTTCCCTATAAAAGGTGAAGGCGGAATTGCTCAGGCTGCAAAAAATGGCGGTATCACAAAAGTAGGAACAGTTGACATTAGAGTTGACTATCCTGCCAGTCCTGCTATCCCCTATTATATTGTAACTACAGTTGTTACAGGGGAATAG
- a CDS encoding KHG/KDPG aldolase/sugar kinase fusion protein, translating to MNKIFKQIEKIGIVPVIVLDNEKDALPLGKALSAAGLFCAEITFRTEAAEKAIQVFSKNFPDFLVGAGTVLSPEQADKAIAAGAKFIVSPGLNPKVVEHCVKSGYPIIPGVSTAGEIEQAISFGLEVVKFFPAEAAGGLKFIKAISAPYPNIKFMPTGGINAQNIAEYAAFSKVIACGGSWMVSKELIASKDFKKIEEESIIALQTVKEARNPKKSPSALTAFSYPKTSTETKASTSNESSLSGSIETNQAPKVITMGEIMLRLSPTGFNRFVQADALELVFGGAEANVAVSLANFGMQSSYITKLPAHEIGQAAVNSLRRYGVDVSGIIRGGKRIGIYFLEKGASQRASKVIYDRANSAIAEAAPSDFNWKEIFKGASWFHFTGITPALSKNAAEICLEACKTARSMGITVSCDLNYRKKLWTPDEAKETMSRICEFVDICISNEEDAEKVFGITSKNTDVSSGKLNEKGYKEVAAKLCKKFGFQKVGITLRESTSASENNWSAMLYTKGKAYFSKKYTMQVVDRLGGGDSFAAALICAELKGFKPQKQIDFASAASCLKHSINGDFNQVSFDEVLTLAQGDASGRVQR from the coding sequence ATGAATAAAATCTTTAAACAAATAGAAAAAATAGGCATCGTACCTGTCATCGTTTTAGACAATGAAAAAGATGCTCTTCCATTGGGGAAAGCCCTCTCTGCCGCCGGCCTTTTTTGTGCCGAAATCACATTTAGAACGGAAGCAGCCGAAAAAGCTATTCAAGTTTTTTCAAAAAACTTTCCGGATTTTCTTGTAGGAGCAGGCACGGTTCTCTCCCCGGAACAGGCCGACAAAGCTATCGCTGCAGGAGCAAAATTCATCGTAAGCCCCGGACTAAATCCTAAGGTTGTAGAGCATTGCGTTAAGTCAGGCTATCCGATAATTCCCGGAGTTTCCACCGCAGGAGAAATCGAACAGGCTATTAGCTTCGGCCTTGAAGTAGTCAAGTTTTTTCCGGCTGAGGCTGCAGGGGGCTTAAAATTTATAAAGGCTATCTCCGCACCATACCCGAATATAAAATTTATGCCGACCGGAGGAATAAACGCCCAAAATATTGCGGAATATGCGGCTTTTTCAAAGGTAATAGCCTGCGGCGGAAGCTGGATGGTTTCAAAAGAGCTTATAGCTTCAAAAGATTTTAAAAAAATAGAAGAAGAGTCTATCATTGCACTACAAACAGTAAAAGAGGCTCGTAATCCTAAAAAAAGTCCGAGCGCTTTAACTGCATTTTCATACCCAAAAACTTCAACAGAAACAAAGGCCTCAACATCAAATGAAAGCTCTTTAAGCGGAAGCATTGAAACAAACCAAGCACCCAAAGTTATAACAATGGGCGAAATAATGCTCCGCCTTTCACCCACAGGTTTTAACCGTTTTGTTCAAGCCGACGCACTGGAATTGGTTTTCGGCGGAGCGGAGGCAAACGTCGCAGTTTCTTTAGCCAACTTCGGAATGCAATCCTCATACATAACAAAACTGCCGGCCCATGAAATAGGCCAAGCTGCAGTAAACTCTTTGCGCCGATACGGGGTAGATGTTTCAGGCATAATCCGCGGAGGGAAGCGTATAGGTATCTATTTTTTAGAAAAAGGAGCCTCCCAGCGTGCCTCAAAGGTAATATATGACAGGGCTAATTCTGCCATTGCTGAGGCAGCACCAAGCGACTTTAACTGGAAAGAAATTTTTAAAGGAGCCTCATGGTTTCATTTTACGGGAATTACTCCCGCTTTAAGCAAAAATGCTGCCGAAATTTGCCTTGAAGCCTGCAAAACGGCAAGATCAATGGGTATTACCGTTTCATGCGACCTCAACTACCGCAAAAAACTTTGGACCCCCGATGAAGCAAAAGAAACAATGAGCCGCATCTGCGAATTTGTCGATATCTGTATTTCAAATGAAGAAGATGCTGAGAAGGTTTTCGGTATAACCTCAAAGAACACGGACGTAAGTTCCGGCAAGTTAAATGAAAAAGGCTACAAAGAGGTTGCTGCAAAGTTATGCAAAAAATTCGGTTTTCAAAAAGTAGGAATAACCCTGAGAGAATCCACATCAGCCAGTGAAAACAACTGGTCGGCCATGCTTTATACAAAAGGTAAAGCATATTTTAGCAAAAAATACACAATGCAGGTTGTTGACCGGCTAGGAGGCGGTGACAGTTTTGCTGCAGCCTTAATCTGTGCCGAATTAAAAGGCTTTAAACCTCAAAAACAAATCGACTTTGCTTCAGCCGCCTCTTGCTTAAAACACTCTATAAACGGCGACTTTAACCAAGTTTCTTTTGATGAAGTTTTAACTCTTGCCCAAGGAGATGCATCGGGAAGGGTGCAGCGGTAG
- a CDS encoding NADase-type glycan-binding domain-containing protein → MKKNCLLILLIGFLCMNLFSQSYDERRILFGENYQAIQKISKESESIIKDSYSEVLAFANKFHFFSDSSLVEHGIYKEVHNSFVFYRFLFTDNHSYGTFVFNYLQIFCLAYKNRLYILDSSYLHKEQLIEETIHGSDEHIYSNYSVIQEKGEFEIIMHQTKDKTEFYADEEDDSEETIKVPGEGVAYFYKLSDILKRIEKSNSITDTIAQVELKEYKTVHCDSTLIDEKRPFLYTIQNAFDKNPETAYVEKSEDDDISISIVSDKKIKRVGIINGFVKTQNLYASNNRIRKIDINCKLFELKDMHSKDFVFFDIPLSSDIYIQTVELYKGNRYSDTCIAEIQIE, encoded by the coding sequence ATGAAAAAGAACTGTTTATTAATCTTATTGATTGGATTTTTGTGTATGAATTTATTTTCACAAAGTTATGACGAGCGAAGAATCCTTTTTGGTGAAAACTATCAGGCGATTCAAAAAATCTCAAAAGAAAGTGAATCCATAATAAAAGATTCCTATTCGGAGGTGCTTGCTTTTGCAAATAAATTTCATTTTTTTTCAGACTCTTCTTTGGTAGAACATGGCATTTATAAGGAAGTCCATAATTCATTTGTTTTTTATAGGTTTTTATTTACCGATAATCACTCGTATGGAACTTTTGTTTTTAACTATTTGCAGATTTTTTGTCTTGCATACAAAAACAGACTTTACATCTTGGATTCTTCTTATTTGCATAAAGAACAATTGATAGAGGAAACGATTCACGGATCTGATGAACATATATATTCAAATTATTCTGTCATTCAAGAGAAGGGCGAATTTGAAATTATCATGCACCAAACAAAAGACAAAACCGAATTCTATGCTGATGAGGAAGATGATTCAGAAGAAACTATTAAAGTACCAGGTGAAGGAGTTGCATATTTTTATAAATTATCGGATATTCTTAAAAGGATAGAAAAAAGTAATAGTATAACAGATACTATCGCGCAAGTAGAATTGAAAGAGTATAAAACGGTACATTGCGACAGCACATTGATTGATGAGAAACGTCCGTTTTTATATACAATTCAAAATGCATTTGATAAAAATCCTGAGACAGCTTATGTAGAAAAGAGTGAAGATGATGATATTAGTATTTCGATAGTGAGTGATAAAAAAATAAAACGAGTCGGTATCATAAATGGGTTTGTAAAAACTCAAAATCTCTATGCAAGTAATAATCGTATCAGAAAAATAGATATTAATTGTAAGCTTTTTGAGTTAAAAGACATGCATTCAAAAGATTTCGTGTTTTTCGATATTCCGCTTTCTTCCGACATTTATATTCAAACTGTAGAATTATATAAAGGAAACCGTTATTCCGATACTTGTATTGCAGAAATACAAATTGAATAG